One genomic window of Haloferax mediterranei ATCC 33500 includes the following:
- the gvpN gene encoding gas vesicle protein GvpN: protein MTNSSRERKVRGSQIRTSRREKQDKNARNRTEKELTRLENHQTHRTKNGTSKLDERFIPEEQPFIETEAVTQVETRMRRWLDVGRPVHLIGPTGCGKTALAMHVARERDRPVVWINGDADLTTSDLVGEYAEKERISERDKYVHNVVKSKDIVRDRWVDNPLTLAVREGATLVYNEFSRTKPVANNVLLSVFEEGVLELPGQRGKSRYVDVHPDFRAILTSNSVEYAGVHEPQDALLDRLVGLYLDFYDRETEVEIVRAHVDDFDTEDTEQIVRLMRELRERLDVNVGTRAAIMAAEGLTTVDDLDRSILTDICVDVLASKVAQHSDVHELRDEVEATIKGMEGTLS, encoded by the coding sequence ATGACGAACAGCTCACGTGAGCGGAAGGTACGAGGCTCACAAATCCGCACGTCTCGCCGGGAAAAACAGGACAAGAACGCACGCAATCGGACGGAAAAGGAACTCACCCGTCTCGAAAATCACCAGACCCACCGAACGAAAAACGGAACGAGCAAGCTCGACGAGCGGTTCATCCCCGAAGAACAACCGTTCATCGAGACCGAGGCGGTCACGCAGGTTGAAACCCGCATGCGCCGGTGGCTCGACGTTGGACGCCCCGTCCACCTTATCGGCCCGACCGGCTGCGGAAAGACGGCGCTGGCGATGCACGTCGCTCGCGAGCGTGACCGCCCGGTCGTCTGGATTAACGGTGATGCTGACCTGACGACTAGCGACCTCGTCGGTGAGTACGCAGAAAAAGAGCGGATTTCGGAGCGTGACAAGTACGTCCACAATGTCGTCAAGAGCAAGGATATCGTTCGGGACCGCTGGGTGGATAACCCCCTTACACTCGCCGTACGGGAGGGGGCAACGCTGGTGTACAACGAGTTTTCCCGCACGAAACCCGTCGCGAACAACGTCCTGCTGTCGGTGTTCGAAGAGGGCGTGCTCGAACTGCCGGGTCAGCGGGGGAAATCGCGGTACGTCGATGTCCACCCCGACTTCCGAGCGATTCTGACCTCGAACTCGGTAGAGTACGCCGGTGTTCACGAGCCACAGGACGCACTCCTCGACCGACTCGTCGGTCTCTATCTGGATTTCTACGATAGAGAAACCGAGGTCGAAATCGTCCGGGCCCACGTCGACGATTTCGACACGGAGGACACAGAACAAATCGTCCGGCTAATGCGCGAGTTGCGCGAGCGCCTCGACGTTAACGTCGGAACCCGGGCGGCGATTATGGCTGCGGAGGGTCTCACGACCGTCGACGACCTCGACCGGTCGATACTAACCGACATCTGTGTCGACGTGTTGGCCTCGAAAGTCGCTCAGCACAGTGATGTCCACGAGTTACGAGACGAGGTCGAAGCGACGATCAAAGGCATGGAGGGGACCCTTTCTTGA
- the gvpA gene encoding gas vesicle protein GvpA, whose translation MVQPDSSSLAEVLDRVLDKGVVVDVWARISLVGIEILTVEARVVAASVDTFLHYAEEIAKIEQAELTAGAEAAPTPEA comes from the coding sequence ATGGTTCAGCCCGATTCATCAAGTCTGGCGGAAGTTCTGGATCGCGTACTGGACAAGGGTGTCGTCGTTGACGTGTGGGCTCGTATCTCCCTTGTCGGTATCGAGATTCTGACCGTCGAGGCGCGGGTCGTTGCCGCGTCGGTCGACACCTTCCTCCACTACGCCGAAGAAATCGCCAAGATCGAACAAGCAGAACTCACCGCTGGTGCCGAGGCGGCACCTACGCCTGAGGCCTGA
- a CDS encoding gas vesicle protein GvpO, with protein MSDQGNEHANHDGIDNAGLSAEVGSGPEAKRTRDEPPEQTASDEAVSNQSPDSTIGLSDAQVRAREAAKELLEYEFEGIIKIEAANGDGWRTVVELVERNAVPDTQDIIGRYEITLDATGSVTGYELLERYRRGDMKEEL; from the coding sequence ATGTCAGACCAAGGGAATGAACATGCCAATCACGATGGCATCGACAATGCGGGACTTTCAGCCGAAGTGGGGTCGGGTCCAGAAGCGAAGCGTACCCGCGACGAGCCGCCCGAACAGACCGCTTCGGACGAAGCGGTGTCAAATCAATCTCCGGATTCGACAATTGGGCTTAGTGATGCACAGGTCCGAGCGCGGGAAGCCGCCAAAGAACTGTTGGAATACGAGTTCGAGGGAATCATCAAAATCGAGGCGGCCAATGGCGATGGCTGGCGTACCGTCGTGGAACTGGTCGAACGTAACGCCGTGCCAGACACGCAGGACATCATCGGCCGCTACGAAATCACGCTCGACGCGACGGGCAGCGTCACCGGCTACGAGCTTTTGGAACGCTATCGACGCGGAGACATGAAAGAAGAACTGTGA
- a CDS encoding MucR family transcriptional regulator, which produces MSVKDKREKMTATREEFAEVQQAFAAYADEFAADVDDKRDVSELVDGIDTLRTEMNSTNDAFRAYSEEFAADVEHFHTSVADRRDAFDAYADIFATDVAEMQDVSDLLAAIDDLRAEMDETHEAFDAYADAFVTDVATLRDVSDLLTAISELQSEFVSVQGEFNGYASEFGADIDQFHAVVAEKRDGHKDVADAFLQYREEFHGVEVQSLLDNIAAFQREMGDYRKAFETTEEAFASFARDFYGQGAAPMATPLNNAAETAVTGTETEVDIPPIEDSVEPDGEDEDSKADDVEAEAEVETVEMEFGAEMDTEADEDVQSESVREDDQFLDDETPEDMVQCLVCGEYYQAITEPHLQTHDMTIKKYREEYGEDVPLRPDDKA; this is translated from the coding sequence ATGAGTGTCAAAGACAAACGTGAAAAGATGACCGCCACCCGCGAGGAATTCGCGGAAGTACAGCAAGCGTTCGCGGCCTATGCCGACGAGTTCGCTGCCGATGTTGACGATAAACGAGACGTAAGCGAACTCGTCGATGGGATTGATACCCTGCGGACGGAGATGAACAGCACTAACGATGCGTTTCGTGCATACAGTGAGGAATTCGCCGCCGACGTCGAGCACTTCCATACGTCGGTTGCTGACCGACGCGACGCCTTCGACGCGTATGCCGACATTTTCGCGACAGATGTCGCGGAGATGCAGGATGTGAGTGACCTCCTCGCCGCAATAGACGACCTCCGGGCGGAGATGGACGAAACTCACGAAGCGTTCGACGCCTACGCGGATGCATTCGTGACCGACGTGGCTACCCTTCGCGATGTGTCGGACCTGCTGACGGCGATTTCGGAACTCCAGTCGGAATTCGTCTCTGTGCAGGGCGAATTTAACGGCTACGCTAGTGAGTTCGGTGCCGACATCGACCAGTTCCACGCCGTTGTCGCCGAAAAACGCGATGGTCACAAAGACGTTGCTGACGCCTTCCTCCAGTACCGAGAGGAATTTCACGGCGTCGAGGTACAGTCCTTATTGGACAACATCGCTGCCTTCCAGCGAGAAATGGGGGACTACCGGAAAGCGTTCGAAACGACTGAGGAAGCGTTCGCCTCCTTCGCTCGCGACTTCTACGGGCAGGGCGCTGCTCCCATGGCGACACCCTTGAACAACGCGGCTGAAACAGCCGTGACTGGCACGGAGACCGAGGTAGACATACCTCCGATAGAAGACTCCGTAGAACCCGACGGTGAAGACGAGGACTCGAAAGCAGATGACGTCGAAGCCGAAGCCGAAGTCGAGACGGTAGAAATGGAGTTCGGTGCGGAGATGGACACAGAAGCCGACGAAGACGTCCAATCGGAGTCGGTCAGAGAAGACGACCAGTTCCTGGACGACGAGACGCCAGAGGATATGGTCCAGTGTCTGGTGTGCGGCGAATATTATCAGGCGATTACAGAACCCCACCTTCAGACACACGACATGACGATCAAGAAATACCGCGAAGAGTACGGCGAGGACGTGCCACTCCGCCCGGATGATAAAGCATGA
- a CDS encoding MATE family efflux transporter → MGIRNALVSIFTRQDDLDLTSGSIARPLGILALPVIITNVIQTVYTLVDTFWLGQYGTASLAAITLAYPLAYFLLSVSFGLPVAGSIHVAQATGGEDYEGAAHAAAQTVTYGLISGALVGVLGFFFVDDVLTLYDITPEVHRFATAYLQIMSLGLPSTVGFVAFLSLMRGSGDTITPLPVMIGSITLNALLDPILIYGWGFVPELGIRGAAIATFTARSLAALVGFYLLFVSSRGLDAELRQFRPNLSWGRRLARTGLPTSVEQMGRGISINLLLVIVGTFSTAAVAGYGIGIRVISTIGFATVGISRAVETMTGQNIGAGKLDRAVTTNYRAAVIAFGSLTAIAILTWVTARPIVSLFTDEPATIRFGVSFLHWVVPTFGFIGVLRTFVGGFRGVGMTTVAAVIVLTTRGIIRLPISWFGAQAVGPSGVWISIAISNVVGAVLALAWFRLGSWRNNAIDTLDDASHEPADAVGSD, encoded by the coding sequence ATGGGAATCCGTAATGCGCTCGTGAGTATCTTCACCCGCCAGGACGACCTCGATTTGACCTCGGGGTCGATTGCTCGGCCGCTCGGGATACTCGCACTGCCGGTTATCATCACGAACGTCATTCAAACAGTCTACACGCTCGTCGACACGTTTTGGCTCGGGCAGTACGGCACCGCATCGCTAGCAGCGATTACTCTCGCGTATCCGCTCGCGTATTTCCTCCTTTCTGTGAGCTTCGGTCTTCCCGTCGCAGGCAGTATTCACGTCGCCCAAGCGACCGGCGGTGAAGACTACGAAGGGGCCGCCCACGCGGCGGCACAAACTGTGACGTACGGACTGATTTCAGGGGCCCTCGTCGGCGTTCTCGGCTTTTTCTTCGTCGACGACGTCCTCACGCTGTATGATATTACTCCAGAAGTTCACCGCTTCGCGACCGCCTATCTGCAGATAATGTCCCTCGGCTTACCATCGACCGTCGGGTTCGTCGCCTTCCTCTCGCTGATGCGCGGGTCCGGCGACACCATCACGCCGCTTCCGGTCATGATTGGTTCGATTACCCTTAACGCACTTCTCGACCCGATTCTTATCTACGGCTGGGGATTCGTCCCGGAACTCGGCATCCGTGGTGCCGCGATTGCGACGTTCACCGCCCGGAGTCTCGCGGCTCTCGTGGGATTCTACCTCCTATTCGTGTCCTCGAGAGGACTCGACGCCGAGTTACGCCAGTTCCGGCCGAATCTCTCTTGGGGTCGTCGACTCGCCCGGACGGGTCTTCCCACGTCCGTCGAACAGATGGGACGGGGTATCTCGATTAACCTGCTTCTCGTTATCGTCGGGACCTTCTCGACGGCGGCTGTCGCCGGATACGGTATCGGGATTCGAGTCATCTCGACAATCGGTTTCGCAACAGTTGGCATCTCGCGGGCGGTCGAAACGATGACCGGACAGAACATCGGTGCGGGGAAACTCGACCGCGCCGTGACGACCAACTATCGTGCCGCAGTGATTGCGTTCGGTAGTCTCACCGCAATCGCCATCCTCACGTGGGTCACCGCACGGCCGATTGTGAGTCTCTTTACCGACGAACCGGCAACCATCAGATTCGGCGTCTCGTTTCTCCACTGGGTCGTCCCCACGTTCGGATTCATCGGCGTGTTACGGACCTTCGTCGGCGGATTCCGCGGAGTCGGAATGACGACCGTCGCGGCCGTCATCGTGCTGACTACTCGGGGCATCATCCGACTCCCGATTTCGTGGTTCGGCGCGCAGGCCGTCGGCCCGAGCGGGGTCTGGATTTCCATCGCCATCTCGAACGTCGTCGGCGCGGTGCTCGCGCTTGCGTGGTTCAGACTCGGGTCGTGGCGAAACAACGCCATCGACACGCTCGACGACGCATCCCACGAACCGGCGGACGCGGTGGGGAGCGACTGA
- a CDS encoding polysaccharide deacetylase family protein: MSQFKQQSTDDTPWGDYQSAASFTFDLDAGQLWRAGEKQKEGFGRFEFRGEFGPTVAVPRILEVFDKHDCRCTFFVPGRVAEEWPETIKQIHDHGHEIAHHTYSHVHPRTLSKEREETEFLRTVELFEGLTGEPPLGYRGGQSDQTLELAEEVGMIYDSSMMDTDIPYLRDDYPLVELPNHFLLDDFVYWGFNMKPTFDFQSGISPVGPVFDTWEAEFEGLHRRGRMFMLTMHPQVIGRASRIDALDDLLETVTNTDGAWVATCAELARHWKEQEAN; the protein is encoded by the coding sequence ATGTCACAGTTTAAACAGCAATCAACTGACGATACTCCATGGGGTGACTACCAGTCTGCGGCTTCGTTTACGTTCGACCTCGACGCTGGCCAACTCTGGCGCGCAGGTGAAAAACAAAAAGAGGGTTTCGGGCGATTCGAGTTCCGCGGTGAGTTCGGTCCGACGGTCGCCGTCCCTCGTATTCTGGAGGTGTTCGACAAACACGATTGCCGATGTACCTTCTTCGTTCCCGGAAGAGTCGCAGAAGAGTGGCCGGAGACGATTAAACAGATTCACGACCACGGCCACGAAATCGCACATCACACCTATTCGCACGTCCATCCACGGACGCTCTCGAAAGAACGCGAGGAAACGGAGTTTCTGCGAACCGTCGAACTCTTCGAAGGCCTCACCGGCGAACCGCCGCTCGGCTACCGCGGTGGGCAGTCCGACCAAACACTGGAACTGGCAGAGGAGGTGGGGATGATATACGACTCGTCGATGATGGACACCGACATTCCGTACCTGCGCGACGACTATCCCCTCGTCGAACTACCGAACCACTTCTTACTCGACGACTTCGTCTACTGGGGATTCAACATGAAGCCCACGTTCGACTTCCAGTCGGGAATCTCACCTGTCGGTCCCGTCTTCGACACGTGGGAAGCGGAGTTCGAGGGACTGCACCGCCGCGGACGAATGTTCATGCTGACGATGCACCCGCAGGTCATCGGTCGCGCCAGCCGAATTGACGCGCTCGACGACCTGCTCGAAACGGTCACTAACACCGACGGCGCGTGGGTCGCAACCTGTGCCGAACTGGCCCGCCACTGGAAAGAACAAGAGGCGAACTAA
- the glnA2 gene encoding gamma-glutamylputrescine synthetase, with amino-acid sequence MSDTSTVKSQCEDQNIDLIRLLYVTPSGVIQANTVDVSEVDAAVESGVTLSEVIQVYDAFACRNRNSRFDAVGEVHLCPDPETFRPLPYADRAGAMLCNIRTLDGEPWDVDSRSSLQSVERDLRAKGLSPQVAFESEFSLFSRDGDGKINRGDEAGAYRTESIRGTHDAILHIVDALKAQGIDVKKYHPEFSPGKHEIVTGHHTGLEAADEHLLLRETVKSVAEQDGYQATFLPKPFDDGTNGCHINVSLWNGENQFFDPNHGDISETARQFIAGVLDHAPAVLALTAPTVNSYSRLQPRHGAAGYICWGWLNREALIRVPAPAQGREADSTRIEFRGADNTANPYLGLIGLLAAGNDGIERELEPPEPVSVDPCDLTDAQRTAKGIKRLPQTLGEALDALETNEVLREALGPDLFDAYVEVKRNHWKLFTESAGAWQRERLRNLY; translated from the coding sequence ATGAGCGACACATCGACCGTCAAATCCCAGTGCGAGGACCAGAACATCGACCTCATCAGACTGCTGTACGTCACCCCAAGCGGGGTGATTCAGGCCAACACCGTCGACGTATCGGAGGTCGATGCAGCCGTCGAAAGCGGGGTCACCCTTTCGGAAGTCATCCAAGTCTACGACGCGTTCGCCTGCCGAAACAGGAATAGTCGATTCGATGCCGTCGGTGAGGTACATCTCTGTCCCGACCCCGAAACGTTCCGGCCCCTTCCGTACGCGGACCGGGCGGGTGCGATGCTTTGCAACATCCGAACCCTCGACGGCGAACCGTGGGACGTCGACAGTCGGTCGTCGCTCCAGTCAGTCGAACGCGACCTCCGAGCGAAGGGACTCTCCCCACAGGTCGCATTCGAAAGCGAGTTCAGCCTTTTCAGCCGGGACGGGGACGGAAAGATAAACCGCGGCGACGAAGCGGGTGCGTACCGAACGGAGTCGATTCGAGGCACGCACGACGCAATCCTACACATCGTGGACGCGCTCAAAGCGCAGGGAATCGACGTGAAGAAGTATCATCCCGAGTTTTCGCCCGGAAAACACGAGATCGTCACCGGACACCATACGGGTCTCGAAGCCGCCGACGAACACCTCCTTCTCCGTGAGACGGTCAAGAGCGTCGCCGAGCAAGACGGCTATCAGGCGACGTTTCTCCCGAAGCCGTTCGACGACGGGACGAACGGGTGCCACATCAACGTCTCGCTGTGGAACGGAGAAAACCAGTTTTTCGACCCGAACCACGGCGATATAAGCGAAACCGCGCGGCAGTTCATCGCGGGTGTTCTCGACCACGCACCGGCAGTCCTCGCACTCACTGCACCGACAGTAAACTCGTACAGTCGGCTTCAACCGCGTCACGGCGCTGCGGGCTACATCTGTTGGGGATGGCTCAATCGGGAGGCCTTGATTCGAGTCCCCGCACCTGCACAGGGACGGGAAGCCGATTCGACCAGAATCGAGTTCCGCGGGGCGGACAACACGGCGAACCCGTACCTCGGACTTATCGGACTCCTCGCCGCCGGGAACGACGGTATCGAGCGCGAACTCGAACCGCCGGAGCCGGTTTCGGTCGACCCGTGTGACCTCACGGATGCACAGCGGACCGCAAAGGGAATCAAGCGACTCCCGCAGACGCTCGGTGAGGCGCTCGATGCGTTAGAGACAAACGAGGTATTGCGCGAGGCACTTGGTCCCGACCTCTTCGATGCGTACGTCGAAGTCAAGCGGAACCACTGGAAGTTGTTCACCGAGAGCGCGGGAGCGTGGCAACGGGAGCGACTCCGAAACCTCTACTAA
- a CDS encoding RraA family protein, with protein sequence MVIDNFDRPSDDQLSALEQVDPNELGHHRHFGHSSPELRFMRTASSANIVGSALTVRIPPVDGTMVHKATELAEPGDVIVIQMDGHETNAPWGEVTTHAAVASGAQGVVIDGAVTDTAAIRDIDFPVFARARSNRTVYRLRQSLGGDINVPVQVGGAVVQPGDVAIGNEDGVVFVPQDEIDHVIEHYTGGDGAESEIIDRLYEGESLADISGANDRIAERDLS encoded by the coding sequence ATGGTAATCGACAACTTCGACCGACCCAGTGATGACCAACTGAGCGCGCTTGAGCAAGTGGACCCGAACGAACTCGGACACCACCGACACTTCGGTCACTCATCACCGGAACTGCGGTTCATGCGGACAGCAAGCTCGGCGAACATCGTCGGCTCCGCCCTCACTGTCCGGATTCCGCCTGTCGACGGGACGATGGTTCACAAGGCGACTGAACTCGCCGAACCGGGGGACGTCATCGTCATCCAGATGGACGGCCACGAAACGAACGCACCGTGGGGAGAAGTCACCACCCATGCGGCGGTTGCGAGCGGCGCACAGGGCGTTGTCATCGACGGCGCTGTGACCGATACGGCAGCAATCCGGGATATCGATTTCCCGGTGTTCGCACGAGCAAGGTCCAACAGGACGGTCTATCGCTTGCGTCAGAGTTTGGGTGGCGACATCAACGTCCCCGTGCAGGTCGGCGGTGCGGTGGTTCAGCCGGGGGACGTCGCAATCGGTAACGAAGACGGCGTCGTGTTCGTCCCACAGGACGAAATCGACCACGTTATCGAACACTACACTGGAGGCGACGGGGCGGAATCCGAAATCATCGACCGCCTCTACGAGGGCGAGTCGCTGGCCGACATCTCGGGAGCGAACGACCGCATCGCCGAACGTGACCTGTCGTAA
- a CDS encoding ABC transporter substrate-binding protein — protein sequence MDRDSGRRTEPTRREYLKYGGAVVGGGLFAGCLGDDGADSTPTESNSPSTSTETETTDTETTTEDSSYSVTMEPVGEVPFDQVPEKWFSFTGDYADMGVALGQADGLQAVGIRQRFATWYYNELPGVSVDREGLTQLWQDGTDKELFYELDADVHIIDPNFMINRIQWTQEDIDEISENVGPFLGNTIFSGSYSWHDYTKYSMYEAFEKLAQVFQEEERYEALKEIHDRVVSDVTSRLPEERPEVAILYPRSSPPETFLPFVMDSGTSFKQWRELNVRDALAQSDVQNFHESRSEVDFETLLEVDPEVIAIRQHGELTEAEFESKFVQPMKDHDLGSELQAVQNDRVIYAGAPYQGPIVYLFQLEQAAQDLYPDVFTEDEFFDRQRVADIVTGEF from the coding sequence ATGGACCGAGATTCCGGACGACGGACGGAACCAACACGGAGAGAATATCTCAAGTACGGCGGGGCAGTCGTCGGTGGCGGATTGTTTGCTGGCTGTTTGGGTGACGACGGGGCGGACTCAACGCCGACGGAGAGTAACTCGCCGAGTACGTCGACTGAGACAGAGACGACTGACACCGAGACAACAACCGAGGATTCGAGCTATTCGGTGACGATGGAGCCAGTCGGAGAGGTACCTTTCGATCAGGTTCCCGAGAAGTGGTTTTCGTTCACCGGCGATTATGCAGACATGGGCGTCGCGCTCGGACAGGCTGACGGACTGCAAGCGGTGGGTATCCGCCAGCGGTTCGCGACGTGGTATTATAATGAGCTTCCCGGTGTTTCCGTCGATCGTGAAGGACTAACACAACTCTGGCAGGATGGCACCGACAAAGAGCTATTCTACGAACTCGATGCGGATGTCCACATCATCGATCCGAACTTCATGATCAACCGGATTCAGTGGACACAAGAGGACATCGACGAAATCAGCGAGAACGTCGGTCCATTCCTCGGAAATACGATCTTCTCCGGGAGCTACTCGTGGCACGATTACACGAAGTACTCGATGTACGAGGCCTTCGAAAAACTCGCGCAAGTGTTCCAAGAGGAGGAACGATACGAGGCCCTCAAAGAGATTCACGACCGGGTCGTCTCGGATGTCACGTCGCGTCTGCCCGAGGAGCGACCGGAAGTCGCTATTCTGTATCCACGGTCGAGTCCGCCGGAGACGTTCCTCCCGTTTGTGATGGATTCCGGGACGAGTTTCAAGCAATGGCGAGAACTGAATGTCCGCGATGCATTGGCGCAGTCGGACGTACAGAACTTCCACGAAAGCCGCAGCGAGGTCGACTTCGAGACACTGTTGGAGGTTGACCCGGAGGTCATCGCTATCCGACAGCACGGAGAACTGACGGAAGCGGAGTTCGAGTCGAAGTTCGTACAGCCGATGAAGGACCATGATCTCGGGAGCGAACTGCAGGCTGTACAAAACGACCGAGTAATCTATGCGGGCGCGCCGTATCAGGGGCCGATTGTGTACCTGTTCCAACTCGAACAGGCCGCACAGGACCTCTATCCCGATGTCTTCACGGAAGACGAGTTCTTCGACCGCCAACGGGTTGCTGACATCGTAACAGGCGAGTTCTGA
- a CDS encoding ABC transporter substrate-binding protein: MKYGGALIGGGLLAGCTGDAASDSTTTASESTSQTETATATATESEGDSSSYTVSMAPMGAVEFDEVPETVFTILGQHAGMALALGYGDAINAMHGPSYHQSLWSNFIHHLDGVTVDWEGIYSSWPPTKEKLYELDSDIHLADPAKVDSAEGWNMSDIEEIEQNVAPWFGNTFSDTHQKPPAEWVDSYEYYTLWEIFGKVAQVFQEEERYEALSSIHDSLVSDIESNLPPESERPTAAMVLFSSSDDNMWGYKMNHPGYYSAHTRPMKTTDALASAIGEGYGEDGGNIKLDYEILLEADPDVLLVLGPMTDYFNIDDIRADLENHEVAKELTAVKEGRVFTQGARRHGPLLNLFQIEMTAKQLYPEQFGEWPGYVNGEPYPDIPADEQLFDRDRVAEIVTDGVN, translated from the coding sequence ATGAAATACGGAGGTGCACTCATCGGCGGCGGCCTCCTCGCCGGTTGTACCGGCGATGCCGCATCTGATTCGACGACGACGGCTTCCGAATCGACGTCGCAGACCGAAACGGCGACGGCGACGGCAACGGAGTCTGAAGGTGACAGTAGTTCGTACACGGTCTCGATGGCCCCGATGGGCGCAGTCGAGTTCGACGAAGTCCCCGAGACGGTGTTTACGATTCTCGGCCAGCACGCTGGCATGGCGCTCGCGCTCGGATACGGCGACGCGATAAACGCCATGCACGGGCCTTCGTACCACCAGTCGCTGTGGAGCAACTTTATCCACCATCTCGACGGCGTCACCGTCGATTGGGAAGGTATCTACTCCTCGTGGCCCCCGACGAAGGAGAAACTCTACGAACTCGACAGCGACATCCACCTCGCCGACCCCGCGAAGGTCGATTCGGCGGAAGGCTGGAACATGAGCGACATCGAAGAAATCGAGCAAAACGTGGCTCCGTGGTTCGGAAACACGTTCAGTGACACCCACCAGAAGCCCCCCGCGGAGTGGGTCGATTCGTACGAGTACTACACGCTCTGGGAAATCTTCGGAAAGGTCGCGCAGGTGTTCCAAGAAGAAGAACGCTACGAGGCGCTTTCGAGCATTCACGACTCGTTAGTCTCGGACATCGAATCGAACCTCCCGCCGGAGAGCGAGCGCCCGACCGCGGCGATGGTGCTGTTTTCGAGCTCCGACGACAACATGTGGGGCTACAAGATGAACCACCCGGGCTACTACTCCGCGCACACCCGACCGATGAAGACGACAGACGCGCTGGCGTCCGCAATCGGCGAGGGCTACGGCGAGGACGGCGGCAATATCAAACTCGACTACGAGATTCTGCTGGAAGCCGACCCGGACGTGCTTCTCGTGTTGGGTCCGATGACGGACTACTTCAACATCGACGACATCCGTGCGGACTTAGAGAACCACGAGGTCGCAAAAGAGCTGACCGCAGTCAAGGAAGGCCGCGTGTTCACGCAGGGCGCGCGCAGACACGGCCCGCTTCTCAACCTCTTCCAGATCGAGATGACTGCCAAGCAACTCTACCCCGAGCAGTTCGGTGAGTGGCCCGGCTACGTCAACGGCGAGCCGTACCCGGACATCCCGGCTGACGAACAGCTCTTCGACCGCGACCGCGTCGCGGAAATCGTCACCGATGGCGTAAACTGA